A DNA window from Melanotaenia boesemani isolate fMelBoe1 chromosome 6, fMelBoe1.pri, whole genome shotgun sequence contains the following coding sequences:
- the LOC121641193 gene encoding vitelline membrane outer layer protein 1 homolog, whose product MTSLLLAVALLAVLSGGFCEEKTFLQRAGVAFNDRQYRSLLTVPNGEQFGGWTWPEMCPENFFAVGFSVRVETNQYGGDDTALNGIRLICAKNGDRSFLFYIESHTGYFGEWSHPQYCPSGVLTSFQIRVEPHQGMFGDDTGVNNIKFRCSSNPTLEGSGMTWGEYGYWSQECHDGGICGIETKMEDYQYALDDSTLNDVRFHCCDKQQQ is encoded by the exons ATGACAAGTCTGCTTCTTGCCGTGGCCTTGCTGGCTGTGCTGTCTGGTGGGTTCTGTGAGGAGAAGACCTTTCTGCAACGAGCTGGTGTGGCCTTCAACGACAGACAGTACAGGTCTCTGCTGACTGTTCCCAACGGAGAGCAGTTTGGAGGCTGGACCTGGCCAGAGATGTGTCCTGAAAACTTCTTTGCTGTTGGATTCAGTGTCAGG GTGGAGACTAACCAGTATGGGGGGGATGATACCGCCCTGAATGGAATCCGCCTCATCTGCGCAAAAAATGGAGACAGAAGCTTCCTCTTTTACATTGAATCCCACACTGGCTA ttttggtgagtggTCCCATCCTCAGTACTGCCCCAGTGGTGTGCTCACTTCTTTCCAGATTCGCGTGGAGCCCCATCAGGGGATGTTTGGTGATGACACGGGTGTTAACAACATTAAGTTCCGCTGCAGCAGCAACCCGACACTGGAGGGGTCCGGCATGACCTGGGGTGAGTATGGCTACTGGAGCCAGGAATGTCACGATGGAGGAATCTGCGGTATCGAAACCAAGATGGAAGATTACCAGTATGCCCTGGATGATTCCACCCTTAATGATGTGCGCTTCCATTGCtgtgacaaacagcagcag TGA